From the genome of Pyxidicoccus trucidator, one region includes:
- the nagB gene encoding glucosamine-6-phosphate deaminase, whose product MKLRVFDSEQDAASACAAHLAEAVRARPSAVLGLPTGRTPLNVYRELVALASRGALDLSRASTFNLDEFFGIPPDDAGSFRSYMERHFFQHVNLPREHIHFLDGSAQDADAECARYDAELAAAGGLDLVLLGIGGNGHIAFNEPGDSLLAPCHRVRLGRETRQANAALFGDDATRVPLEALTLGMAAILQARRVVLLAFGEGKAGAVSAMVRGPVTPRCPASFLQLHRDVEVWLDPMASQQTQ is encoded by the coding sequence TTGAAACTCCGCGTCTTCGACTCCGAGCAGGATGCCGCCTCCGCCTGCGCGGCCCACCTCGCCGAGGCCGTGAGGGCGCGGCCCTCAGCCGTGCTGGGACTGCCCACGGGCCGCACGCCGCTCAACGTCTACCGGGAGCTGGTGGCCCTGGCCTCGCGCGGCGCGCTGGACCTGTCGCGCGCCAGCACCTTCAACCTGGACGAGTTCTTCGGAATCCCACCCGACGACGCGGGCAGCTTCCGCTCGTACATGGAGCGGCACTTCTTCCAGCACGTCAACCTGCCGCGCGAGCACATCCACTTCCTCGACGGCAGCGCGCAGGACGCGGACGCTGAGTGCGCCCGCTACGACGCGGAGCTGGCCGCCGCGGGAGGGCTGGACCTCGTACTGCTGGGCATCGGCGGCAATGGACACATCGCCTTCAACGAGCCCGGAGACAGCCTGCTGGCGCCCTGCCACCGCGTGCGGCTGGGACGCGAGACGCGACAGGCCAATGCCGCCCTCTTCGGAGATGACGCGACACGGGTGCCCCTGGAGGCCCTCACCCTGGGCATGGCCGCCATCCTCCAGGCGCGGCGCGTGGTGCTGCTCGCGTTCGGTGAAGGTAAGGCGGGGGCGGTGTCCGCCATGGTGCGCGGGCCCGTGACACCGCGCTGCCCCGCGTCCTTCCTGCAGCTCCACCGTGACGTGGAAGTCTGGTTGGACCCGATGGCCAGTCAACAAACGCAATGA
- a CDS encoding long-chain-fatty-acid--CoA ligase, whose product MLAGRMMDFPLTLTHLLERARTYYPRSEIVSRNPDKSLHRYTYADFYKRTCRLANALTRLGVKADDRVATLSWNHYRHLELYFGVPAMGAVVHTLNLRLHPNDLGYIARHAEDTVLVVDRSLLPLFEKFADAVPGIRHVIVVPDAGPAPEGKLDYEKLLAAESDAFDFPKLDENTAAMLCYTSGTTGNPKGVLYSHRSIVTHTLVCCLPDATGMREADTVLPVVPMFHAAAWGLPFDAILTGAKLVFPGPHLDPQSLVELMAETKVTVAGGVPTIWLGILAMLDAAPKQWDLSSIRSMLIGGSAAPPSLIDGFKQRHGLEVVHAWGMTEMSPVGTMAKLKGELRSASPDAQLGARASQGFALPFVETRVTSDEGKQLPWDGETMGELEVRGPWVAASYFGGEGPDRFTADGWFKTGDVVTLDKDGYVRICDRSKDVIKSGGEWISSVALENALMAHPAVLEAAVFAGRHPKWDERPLAAVVLKPGQTATKEELAAHLAKQFTKFWMPDDYLFLQQIPRTSTGKFLKTKLREEHGEHLVKNPVASSAG is encoded by the coding sequence ATGCTCGCCGGACGGATGATGGACTTCCCGCTCACGCTGACCCACCTGCTCGAGCGCGCGCGCACGTACTACCCGCGCTCGGAGATTGTCAGCCGCAACCCCGACAAGTCGCTGCACCGCTACACGTACGCGGACTTCTACAAGCGCACGTGCCGGCTGGCGAACGCGCTGACGCGGCTGGGGGTGAAGGCTGACGACAGGGTGGCCACGCTGAGCTGGAACCACTACCGGCACCTGGAGCTGTACTTCGGCGTGCCCGCCATGGGCGCGGTGGTGCACACGCTGAACCTGCGCCTGCACCCGAACGATTTGGGCTACATCGCCCGGCACGCGGAGGACACGGTGCTGGTGGTGGACCGCTCGCTGCTGCCGCTGTTCGAGAAGTTCGCGGACGCGGTGCCCGGAATCCGCCACGTCATCGTGGTGCCGGACGCCGGGCCGGCGCCGGAGGGGAAGCTGGACTACGAGAAGCTGCTGGCGGCGGAGTCGGACGCGTTCGACTTTCCGAAGCTGGATGAGAACACGGCGGCGATGCTCTGCTACACGTCGGGGACGACGGGCAACCCGAAGGGCGTGCTGTACAGCCACCGCTCCATCGTCACGCACACGCTGGTGTGTTGTCTGCCGGATGCGACGGGCATGCGCGAGGCGGACACGGTGCTGCCGGTGGTGCCCATGTTCCACGCGGCGGCGTGGGGCCTGCCCTTCGACGCCATCCTCACGGGGGCGAAGCTGGTGTTTCCGGGGCCGCACCTGGACCCGCAGTCGCTGGTGGAGCTGATGGCGGAGACGAAGGTGACGGTGGCGGGCGGCGTGCCCACCATCTGGCTGGGCATCCTGGCGATGCTGGACGCGGCGCCGAAGCAGTGGGACTTGAGTTCCATCCGCTCCATGTTGATTGGAGGCTCGGCGGCGCCGCCGTCGCTGATTGACGGCTTCAAGCAGCGGCACGGGCTGGAGGTGGTGCACGCCTGGGGCATGACGGAGATGAGCCCCGTGGGGACGATGGCGAAGCTGAAGGGCGAGCTGAGGAGCGCGAGCCCGGACGCGCAGCTCGGAGCGCGGGCGTCGCAGGGCTTCGCGCTGCCCTTCGTGGAGACGCGGGTGACGAGCGACGAGGGGAAGCAGCTCCCGTGGGACGGGGAGACGATGGGCGAGCTGGAGGTGCGGGGGCCGTGGGTGGCGGCCTCGTACTTCGGCGGCGAGGGCCCGGACCGCTTCACGGCGGACGGCTGGTTCAAGACGGGCGACGTGGTGACGCTCGACAAGGACGGCTACGTGCGCATCTGCGACCGGAGCAAGGACGTCATCAAGTCGGGCGGCGAGTGGATTTCGTCGGTGGCGCTGGAGAACGCGCTGATGGCGCACCCGGCGGTGCTGGAGGCGGCGGTGTTCGCCGGCAGGCACCCGAAGTGGGACGAGCGCCCGCTGGCGGCGGTGGTGCTGAAGCCGGGGCAGACGGCCACGAAGGAGGAGCTGGCGGCCCACCTGGCGAAGCAATTCACGAAGTTCTGGATGCCGGATGACTACCTGTTCCTGCAGCAGATTCCGCGCACGTCCACGGGCAAGTTCCTCAAGACGAAGCTCCGCGAGGAGCACGGCGAGCACCTGGTGAAGAACCCCGTGGCGAGCTCGGCGGGGTAG
- a CDS encoding TIGR02996 domain-containing protein: MSDTVAGLLERAREAFERHAYAEVLQRLLEAWEKTHAERIALLAEQLSELADAGDAPHVGRLGQSRKFEALAKNAGPEDARSVARALDALLGGPADPRLIPALLQLAALPIAQVPGVGRRLLNVLGHVKDPRTLDPLRAVHASLPRGSPLEFKLETVIEFLAEQPVPTLEAEASALCGELEEAIARRAEILAWSRGLREALLARVLDSPDDDGARLVLADHLLELGDPQGELISLQCAPRPDETRIEEVLKEHRATWEGMLGPGVVPGDTWFERGFPHAVRMMVQPWQRLPPPGPFWRTMREMDWCWTGADEAADWLAHPHLSGVTVLWQVPPDMASRLGQYPLPVRRLELCVGPHREPEGLFRSLASLPHLVHLELVCSQRGDEVLLCADSPLAPRLERFDVLSPDSWSLTAVPSAEVPVEATVVNDTGAVRLMRVLSQMTCFGTRALRIHSRYRLDEDLVRQMRGATLAYERVEWNMPPG; this comes from the coding sequence GTGAGCGACACCGTGGCCGGGCTGCTTGAGCGCGCGAGGGAGGCCTTCGAGCGCCATGCGTACGCGGAGGTGCTCCAGCGGCTACTGGAGGCCTGGGAGAAGACGCACGCCGAGCGTATCGCCCTACTCGCCGAGCAGCTATCCGAGCTGGCCGACGCCGGAGACGCCCCGCACGTGGGCCGGCTCGGCCAGTCGCGAAAATTCGAAGCGCTCGCGAAGAATGCGGGCCCCGAGGACGCACGGAGCGTGGCCCGCGCGCTCGACGCGCTCCTGGGCGGGCCCGCCGACCCCCGGCTCATCCCCGCGCTGCTGCAGCTCGCGGCACTGCCCATCGCCCAGGTGCCGGGGGTCGGCCGCCGGCTCCTCAATGTCCTGGGCCATGTGAAGGACCCGCGCACCCTCGACCCACTGCGTGCGGTGCACGCGAGCTTGCCTCGTGGAAGCCCGCTTGAGTTCAAGCTCGAAACCGTCATCGAGTTCCTCGCCGAGCAGCCTGTACCGACGCTGGAGGCGGAGGCCTCCGCCCTGTGTGGGGAGTTGGAGGAGGCCATCGCGAGGCGTGCGGAAATCCTGGCCTGGAGCAGAGGGCTTCGGGAGGCACTCCTGGCCCGCGTCCTCGACTCCCCGGACGATGACGGTGCACGGCTGGTGCTGGCGGACCACCTGCTCGAGCTGGGGGACCCGCAGGGAGAGCTCATCTCCCTGCAGTGCGCTCCTCGGCCTGACGAAACGCGTATCGAAGAGGTGCTCAAGGAGCACCGGGCCACGTGGGAGGGCATGCTGGGCCCCGGCGTCGTGCCGGGGGATACCTGGTTCGAGCGCGGCTTCCCGCATGCCGTCCGGATGATGGTGCAGCCCTGGCAGCGCCTGCCGCCACCCGGGCCCTTCTGGCGCACCATGCGGGAGATGGATTGGTGCTGGACGGGGGCCGACGAGGCCGCGGACTGGCTCGCGCACCCACACCTGAGCGGCGTCACGGTGCTGTGGCAGGTGCCTCCCGACATGGCCAGCAGACTGGGCCAATATCCGCTGCCGGTGCGCAGGCTCGAGCTGTGCGTCGGCCCCCATCGCGAGCCGGAGGGGCTGTTCCGCTCACTGGCTTCGTTGCCGCACCTGGTCCACCTCGAGCTCGTGTGCAGCCAGCGGGGGGATGAAGTGCTGCTGTGCGCAGACTCTCCGCTGGCCCCGCGCCTGGAGCGTTTCGATGTCTTGAGCCCGGATAGCTGGTCGCTCACGGCGGTGCCCTCGGCGGAAGTGCCTGTCGAGGCCACCGTGGTGAACGATACGGGTGCGGTGCGCCTCATGCGGGTCTTGAGCCAGATGACGTGCTTCGGCACCCGGGCGCTCCGCATCCACTCGCGGTACCGCCTCGACGAGGACCTCGTGCGCCAGATGAGGGGGGCCACGCTCGCCTACGAGCGCGTCGAGTGGAACATGCCCCCTGGCTGA
- a CDS encoding 6-phosphofructokinase: MKVAVLTGGGDCPGLNAVIRAVVRRAAEHGFEMMGLRDGWKGLLEDNHFRLTRETTSGILHRGGTILGTSRVNPFKVENGLERVKRAVERNGIHAIIAIGGEGTLSAATRMSQEGLRIVGVPKTIDNDINATDFTFGFDTAVEIATEAIDRLHSTAESHKRVIVCEVMGRHVGWIATYAGIAGGADVILVPEIPADLPNVAEHIQRRHAGGRTFSIVVVAEGTRIKTSPDQSEHLVTTGALDEAGRPRLGGVGNIVAQEIERRTGFETRVSVLGHIQRGGAPTPHDRVLATRYGVHACDMVARGEFGKMAALKGNDIISVDLADATRELKKVPKEFFEVAQVFFG; this comes from the coding sequence ATGAAAGTCGCCGTACTCACTGGTGGGGGTGACTGCCCCGGTCTCAACGCCGTCATCCGCGCCGTCGTCCGCCGTGCCGCCGAGCACGGCTTCGAGATGATGGGCCTCCGGGATGGCTGGAAGGGGTTGCTGGAGGACAACCACTTCCGCCTCACGCGTGAAACAACCTCGGGCATCCTCCACCGCGGAGGCACCATCCTTGGTACCTCGCGCGTCAACCCCTTCAAGGTGGAGAACGGGCTGGAGCGCGTGAAGCGCGCCGTGGAGCGCAACGGCATCCACGCCATCATCGCCATCGGCGGCGAGGGCACGCTGTCCGCCGCCACGCGCATGTCCCAGGAGGGGCTGCGCATCGTCGGCGTGCCGAAGACCATCGACAACGACATCAACGCCACGGACTTCACCTTCGGGTTCGACACGGCGGTGGAAATCGCGACGGAGGCCATCGACCGGCTGCACTCCACCGCCGAGTCCCACAAGCGCGTCATCGTCTGCGAGGTGATGGGGCGGCACGTGGGCTGGATTGCCACCTACGCGGGCATCGCCGGCGGCGCGGACGTCATCCTGGTGCCGGAGATTCCGGCGGACCTGCCGAACGTGGCCGAGCACATCCAGCGCCGCCACGCGGGTGGGCGCACCTTCTCCATCGTCGTGGTGGCGGAGGGCACGCGCATCAAGACGTCCCCGGACCAGAGCGAGCACCTGGTCACCACCGGGGCGCTGGACGAGGCGGGCCGGCCGCGCCTGGGCGGCGTGGGCAACATCGTCGCGCAGGAAATCGAGCGGCGCACCGGCTTCGAGACGCGCGTGTCGGTGCTGGGCCACATCCAGCGCGGCGGCGCGCCCACGCCGCATGACCGGGTGCTGGCCACGCGCTACGGCGTCCACGCCTGCGACATGGTGGCCCGGGGCGAGTTCGGGAAGATGGCCGCGCTCAAGGGCAACGACATCATCTCCGTGGACCTGGCGGACGCCACCCGCGAGCTGAAGAAGGTGCCCAAGGAGTTCTTCGAGGTGGCGCAGGTGTTCTTCGGCTGA